A stretch of DNA from Flavobacteriaceae bacterium MAR_2009_75:
TCAGGAGTACGATGGGCAGAAACGATATCTACATCCACTTCGATTTCAAAGCTTTTTAAAATATCTATTGCGTCTTGCATTACGGGCAGGTCACTGGTACTGCCCATTACTACGGCTACTTTGCTCATAATTATTTACTAATGACTTTTATAGTTTCTTTTACCTTTTGTGCTATTTCGCGTGCTTTTGTAATGTCTTGGTTCACAATGGTAACATGCCCCATCTTTCTAAATGGCCTTGTTTGCTTCTTACCATAAATATGTGGGGTCACGCCCTCAAGACTAAGAATTTCTTCCATATTTTCATAGTGCACATCGCCCGTGTGGTTTTCTGCACCGACCAAATTTACCATTATACCGGCAACCTTACTTTTTGTATCTCCTAAAGGTAAGTTAAGAATTGCGCGAATGTGCTGCTCGAATTGATTGGTGTAACTCGCTTCAATGCTGTAATGACCACTGTTATGGGGCCTTGGAGCTACTTCGTTCACCAAAATTTTATCGTTTTGTGTTTGAAAAAGTTCGACCGCCAACAAGCCTACATGTTCTATTTTCTCCGAAACCTGTAACGCTACTTCTTGAGCTTTGCGTGCGACATCTTCATTGATTCGGGCCGGGCAAATAACATATTCTACTTGATTGGCTTCGGGATGAAACTCCATTTCTACGACCGGATATGTTTTCACTTCGCCGTTGGCACTGCGGCATACGATAACCGCAAGTTCGTTTTTGAAATCGATCATTTCTTCGGCGATACATTCCCCAGAAGGTAAGGCGTCTAAGTCTTCTAGCTTTCTTACGACCTTGACCCCCTGACCGTCATAGCCAAATTGAGCGGCTTTCCAGATAAAAGGAAATTTTATTCCACCATTTTCGATACTGTCCTCAATTTCGCTTTTATAGGCAAATCTGCTAAATTCCGCGGTGGGTATACCGTGATCTACATAAAACAGCTTTTGCTTTGCCTTGTTCTGTATAATACGAAGAGCTTTGGTCGGTGGGTAGACCATTTTACCTTCTTGCTCTAGTTTCTCAAGGGCATCAAGGTTTACGTTCTCGATTTCAATCGTAAGTACATCTACGTCTTTGGCGAAATCGATTACGGTATCATAATCCATCAAACTGCCTTGTACGAATTGGTTACAGGCAATTTTGCAGGGCGCTTCGTCCGAGGCATCGAGCACCTTGGTTTTGATATCAAATTTTCTTGTTTCATAGAGTAGCATCTTCCCCAATTGGCCACCACCAAGAATACCTAGGTTGAAGCTAGAAGAAAAATAGTTTCTGTTGTTTTTTACTGGCATGTTCATCGCTTGTAGGCACAAAAATACATCGAATTCCCAAAACCGAGGTCAGGGTGTTAAAAAAGAGAAATCAAAATGCTATATTTGGCAATTCCCAAAAGTTTTGGCATTGATAAAACTGCACGACAAACACTTTAAACCATTTTTGAGCGAAGCGCAAATAGAGGCTGCGGTAAAGAACGTGGCTGAAAAAGTTGCTGCCGATTACAAAGATGAGGTGCCCATATTTGTGGGTGTTCTCAATGGGGCCTTTATGTTCGTTTCCGATTTTTTGAAGCATTACCCTTACGACTGTGAGGTGTCTTTCGTAAAACTAAGTTCGTATCAAGGCTTGACCTCCACAGGTATTGTTGAAACTCTTTTAGATGTTTCTGAAGATATAGAAGGTAGAAGTGTGGTGATTTTAGAGGATATTATCGATACTGGAAGAACCCTTAAAGAATTGGTTCATCTTTTTTCGAACGCTAACGTCAAGGAGTTTAAGATTGCTAGCCTTTTTTATAAATCTGATGTATATAACGGGGAGTACGCCATTGACTATTGGGGAATTGAAATACCGGATAAATTTATAGTGGGATATGGTCTCGATTACAAAGAACTTGGCCGTAACCTCAAACAAGTTTACCAACTAAACCAAAAACATATGATCAATCTCGTACTGTTCGGGAAACCGGGTGCCGGTAAAGGTACCCAGGCAGAATTTTTAAAGGAAAAATACAATTTAAAACATATCTCTACCGGAGACCTTTTTCGGTATAATATGAAAAATGATACCGATTT
This window harbors:
- a CDS encoding adenylate kinase — encoded protein: MSEAQIEAAVKNVAEKVAADYKDEVPIFVGVLNGAFMFVSDFLKHYPYDCEVSFVKLSSYQGLTSTGIVETLLDVSEDIEGRSVVILEDIIDTGRTLKELVHLFSNANVKEFKIASLFYKSDVYNGEYAIDYWGIEIPDKFIVGYGLDYKELGRNLKQVYQLNQKHMINLVLFGKPGAGKGTQAEFLKEKYNLKHISTGDLFRYNMKNDTDLGKLAKSYIDKGDLVPDEVTIKMLEDAVDKNPDASGFIFDGFPRTAAQANALDKFLAGKDMKVDATIALEAKDEILIQRLLERGKVSGRSDDQDEDKIRNRFDEYNEKTAPLKDYYEEQGKFHSVNGIGEIDEVTHRLGKVIEEL
- a CDS encoding 5-(carboxyamino)imidazole ribonucleotide synthase, whose translation is MNMPVKNNRNYFSSSFNLGILGGGQLGKMLLYETRKFDIKTKVLDASDEAPCKIACNQFVQGSLMDYDTVIDFAKDVDVLTIEIENVNLDALEKLEQEGKMVYPPTKALRIIQNKAKQKLFYVDHGIPTAEFSRFAYKSEIEDSIENGGIKFPFIWKAAQFGYDGQGVKVVRKLEDLDALPSGECIAEEMIDFKNELAVIVCRSANGEVKTYPVVEMEFHPEANQVEYVICPARINEDVARKAQEVALQVSEKIEHVGLLAVELFQTQNDKILVNEVAPRPHNSGHYSIEASYTNQFEQHIRAILNLPLGDTKSKVAGIMVNLVGAENHTGDVHYENMEEILSLEGVTPHIYGKKQTRPFRKMGHVTIVNQDITKAREIAQKVKETIKVISK